A region from the Candidatus Gorgyraea atricola genome encodes:
- the cysK gene encoding cysteine synthase A, which produces MSKIYNSITETIGNTPLVRLNKITKDSVAEILAKIESFNPAGSVKDRIGFSMIKDAEEKGLLKPGATIIEPTSGNTGIGLAFVAAARGYKLIITMPDTMSVERRQLLKLFGAEIILTPGDKGMKGAIEKAEDLAAKTKGAFIPQQFKNPANPKIHRETTAEEIWNDTDGNVDILVSGVGTGGTLTGIGQVIKQRKKDFKVVAVEPYDSPVISGGSSGPHKIQGIGAGFIPDVLDKGLIDEVIKVKNEDAFSAARTLTKAEGILAGISSGAALHAALEMGKRPENKGKVIVVILPDTGERYISTDLFID; this is translated from the coding sequence ATGTCAAAAATCTATAATAGCATCACTGAAACTATCGGGAATACGCCTCTTGTTAGATTAAATAAGATCACAAAGGATTCCGTGGCTGAAATCTTAGCCAAGATCGAGTCATTTAATCCTGCAGGAAGCGTAAAGGATAGAATCGGATTTTCTATGATAAAGGATGCCGAAGAAAAAGGCCTCCTGAAACCAGGCGCTACAATAATTGAACCCACAAGTGGAAACACTGGAATCGGCCTTGCATTTGTTGCAGCAGCCAGGGGTTACAAGCTCATTATTACCATGCCTGACACAATGAGTGTTGAACGGCGCCAGCTCTTGAAATTATTCGGCGCTGAAATAATACTGACCCCGGGCGATAAGGGCATGAAAGGCGCGATAGAGAAAGCAGAAGATCTTGCTGCTAAAACCAAAGGCGCATTCATCCCGCAGCAATTTAAGAACCCTGCGAATCCAAAGATCCATAGAGAGACTACTGCAGAGGAGATCTGGAATGACACAGATGGAAATGTAGATATATTGGTGAGCGGCGTAGGAACAGGGGGCACGCTGACAGGAATTGGCCAGGTAATTAAGCAGAGAAAAAAGGATTTTAAAGTCGTGGCTGTTGAGCCATATGATTCACCTGTTATTTCAGGCGGCAGTTCAGGGCCGCATAAGATTCAGGGAATAGGCGCTGGTTTTATACCAGATGTATTGGATAAGGGTTTAATAGACGAGGTAATTAAGGTTAAAAACGAAGATGCATTTTCCGCAGCAAGAACTCTGACAAAAGCAGAAGGTATACTCGCAGGAATTTCAAGCGGAGCAGCATTGCATGCAGCGCTTGAGATGGGAAAGCGCCCAGAGAATAAAGGTAAAGTCATAGTGGTTATATTGCCAGACACAGGAGAAAGGTATATAAGCACAGACTTATTTATAGACTAA
- a CDS encoding Rrf2 family transcriptional regulator, with product MKVSYKGDYALKTMLELALNYNKGVVSIQELAKKGDIPDKFLEQVLLTLKKGGFVDSKRGVSGGYLLAKPPEGITIGEVIRFLEGPIEPIACSGKKKYEECKDFRDCIFKDIWNQIYTATSLIVDTITFAELVRRAEAKKKEKAPLTYSI from the coding sequence ATGAAGGTTAGCTATAAAGGTGATTATGCATTAAAGACCATGCTTGAACTCGCGCTTAATTATAATAAAGGTGTTGTTTCAATACAGGAACTTGCTAAGAAAGGCGACATACCAGATAAATTTTTAGAACAGGTACTTTTGACTTTAAAAAAAGGCGGCTTTGTAGATAGTAAGCGCGGCGTAAGTGGAGGCTATTTGTTAGCCAAGCCGCCTGAAGGGATTACAATAGGAGAGGTGATTAGATTTCTCGAAGGGCCTATAGAGCCTATTGCATGTTCTGGGAAAAAGAAATACGAAGAATGTAAGGATTTTAGAGATTGTATATTTAAGGATATATGGAACCAGATTTATACAGCAACGTCTTTGATCGTAGACACTATTACTTTTGCTGAGCTAGTTAGAAGGGCTGAGGCAAAGAAAAAAGAAAAAGCACCTTTAACATATAGCATTTAA